tattttttattttttgatttttagattCTAAAATGCTTATTTGAGATTTCAACTcgtgtttttctttttccagcagatcaattttgttttgtagttCAACACAACATAAGCAAACTTTCTCAACCTCAAAATCAATTAGTAGTTCTCGTTcgttagttttaaaattgtcttcatttctataaacgtttttaatatcaaagttttcgataaattttctttttttaggcgAACATCGCTTTTGTAcatcaacttgttttttaaattcaaaaatagatggaattgcttctttttttaaagattttctgCCAATATTGGATAAAAATTGAAtgtcttcatttttaaaatgaagctCACATACTAGAGTCGtgtcattaataacaaaattatcattaCCACCTTTTCTTCTAAACtgagaaataatttttgcccACTTATTTCGACGAGCAGTATTCTtgggtattttaaaaaatcccaTTTctgacgttttttttttgaaaatcgtAAAATGAACTTTTGCATTGTGGAATACAATAATAAGCTCCACTTCCTCCTCCCTTATTTAATGTACAACAGGCAAAATCACTCAtgttaatttgaaataattaaaactacaatattctaaTGTTTACGCTTTATCATTGCCTTATGTTATTACATCATTACGTCATTGAAATGCGGGATAATTcattaaaactttgtaaatattgaaatttcaGGATAGTTCTAGAAGGTTTTAGTCACTAAAACTAAATgtcaaaaacattataaaaaatgtaataattttacgCTTTGTTTTCTTAAATTCATACTTTAGAGTCTTTTTTTTGTGCGTTGCAAGTATTTGTGCCAGTCCATTTAGgaaggaaaaaaaagataaatatctTATGTACACTTTGAAACAAAAGTATTTAGTTGATGTTTCACTTATAATGTTTTAACTGAATTAGATTAATCCTTTTCTAATAAACCATTAACTGGCCAGTTAATTAATCCATTTACTGGTCATGGCCAATAAATGGTATcaggtataaaattttttagtttaacatttttatataggaTTTTCTCAcacttatttattattcatgTGTGAGAAAAGTTAAGTTAAGATATTAACAAAAtccacattttaaaataatttctaattttctGAGTTCATTctacttttaaagtttctttcTAAGTTAATTCtacttttaaagttactttaaaagtaGAATGCTCAATCATTTTAAAGttactaattttaaagttactttaaaagtaGAATGAACTCAGAAAATTTTAGTTGAGTATAATTGTAGTAAATTATATTCTGATAacattgatttaataaaaaaacaccattaaagtaaatatatgattttcttaaaagtattttatgaatgtatatttttatttttttatttttaatagataataatattatataaaaccatGAAACCAGTTATTTCAACaaggataataaaaaaatgcatgcTGTGGACTGAGAACAACATGAAATTAGCAGTACATGCAGTTGCATCAGGTATGTCTCAACGGAAAGCAAGTGTATCATATAAAGTTCCGCGATCTACTCTGCAAACCATAATCTCTGGAAAGTCCAAAATAGGACTGATTCCAGGGAAAATGCCAATGCTAGGTGACCTTGAAGAAAAACTAATTGATTATGCTGGTAATCGTGCCCAAATGGGAATCGGTTTtgggaaaaaaacatttatcacTTGTGCTGCTAAGCTTgctaaaaaacataacataagttttaaaaatggtcgACCTAGTGAAAAGTGGTGGCAACTACTTAAAAAGAGGCACGGTTGTGTTAGTCTTCGTTGTCCAGAAGCTTCAGCTTCTATACGAGACATGTGTATGGATAGGACAAAGGTTTccatatattttacttttttagaagttctgatacaaagtaaaaatttacaGGACAAACCAGAATGTATGTGGAACATGGATGAAACAGGGATGTAACTAGAGCATAAACCTAGATGTGTTGTTGCCAGGAAAGGCTCAAAATACATTCGAACAAGTGCACAGTGATTCAGAAACACTAAAAATTTGgccaaaatatagttttttgagtAGCGTAATTTCAATAATGTTATTAGCTAACTATTTTCTATTGTTTCTTATGATTCTaatggtataaaaaaataaatactaaaataatatatttaaacgtTAATATACGTTTGAAATTGATcgaaaacagctttttttttttcattaaaattttattattattaaaacttaattttctccttatatacaaagttttttattttagtttttataacatgCAAAGATAATAGATAATTCTATTTtaatctataaagaaaatttaaatatgtatttatacaagttgtaaaaaatgcatttaaaaaatgcttttttaacgattttaaactgtttttatggTGCTAGGACTTTTTACCTTAGACTTCCTTCACGAAgccaattctttttttaaaaagtatttgtatcattcaataagaaataaaaaaagttagctGCCCCAACTTGCCCCATTCGGAAATaatgtagttttaaaaagttcattttatagaaaaaattagcAACTTTCATGTTTTGCGAGTTTTTCCTGACACGtctgaacaaaatttttaatttcattttattctAGTACATAGCTTATGTAGTTATCTCTGTtgtagaatatatatatgtatatatatatatatatatatatatatatatatatatatatatatatatatatatatatatatatatatatatatatgcatacaaaagttaaaataacttatctctctttttagtttaaaatgaatataaagtttattaaacatcagctttatttagttattaaagaCAGAGTTTTAGTCGATAAAAATGAATTGcttcaaaatttactttttgattaCATTTTGGAAGTTAATCAGACAGACTTGCGTTCTTCTAAACAATATAGAAgtatactaaaaataatagaaaattttattcaaaacataaaaaagaaacttaatcGAATAATCGACAACCTGATCGCTTTGAAATTACAGAAGCAAGTTGGCTTCAATCAGATCTAGTTAttctagaaaaattaaaagaacattCCATTGCATCAACTTTTAATAACATAACGTAtcaaaatgaaaagaaaacaCTCGGAAGAAAATGCCTTGAATGGGAACAATCAAGCAGCAGAACAAAAAGAAGAAAGAGTGAAAAAATGGGAACAAACCATACTTATGACGAGTTGATCTTATCTGCTATAGTAAGTTCAAGGAGAAGTCAATGCTATAGTCTGTGTTTTACTTTAAACCAATTGGTTTCTTCTCCCAGTCAACCCAATAAAGTAGCTAATatgattaaaaatgaaaagcCTATTATAAAATTATCTCCAAAAGAAGGTTTGGCTTTGATGGTCTCAGCTGGTTTGTTCCAAAGAGCTTGTCAAAAAATAAGGATTACAGCTAAGGAAAGAAATGCAAATATATATCCTTTATATAGTGATATTTTATTAGCAAGAAAAGAATGCTATCCTTATGGCATTATATTTAGGGAGCAAAGAGCTGAAATTAAACTTCAAAGTCTTCTTGATCACACAATAATtcgtttttttcaaattgattcAATCATAACTCAAATTATGC
The nucleotide sequence above comes from Hydra vulgaris chromosome 09, alternate assembly HydraT2T_AEP. Encoded proteins:
- the LOC136085263 gene encoding uncharacterized protein LOC136085263 — encoded protein: MGFFKIPKNTARRNKWAKIISQFRRKGGNDNFVINDTTLVCELHFKNEDIQFLSNIGRKSLKKEAIPSIFEFKKQVDVQKRCSPKKRKFIENFDIKNVYRNEDNFKTNERELLIDFEVEKVCLCCVELQNKIDLLEKEKHELKSQISILESKNQKIKNKLNQYKNKYVLSYDNMSTDKKLFQKYTGIEHEQDIIMYNFLNPGKNGENVKYHNSELSENLHRLGNQAKTGPKTKLNTENQLFMFLVWLKNGFTILHTSWLFKISKSITSHYLITWTNFPYFSLGSVPIWPSREQVNKFMPESFKMTFPSTRCIID